The Strix aluco isolate bStrAlu1 chromosome 1, bStrAlu1.hap1, whole genome shotgun sequence genome has a window encoding:
- the HEY1 gene encoding hairy/enhancer-of-split related with YRPW motif protein 1, with protein sequence MGETGAGRGAGRALGALLPRAARRLPDGRPRPAAAVKRAHPEYSSSDSEELDEAIEVEKESADENGNLSSAAGSMSPSTTSQILARKRRRGIIEKRRRDRINNSLSELRRLVPSAFEKQGSAKLEKAEILQMTVDHLKMLHTAGGKGYFDAHALAMDYRSLGFRECLAEVARYLSIIEGLDASDPLRVRLVSHLNNYASQREAASSAHTGIGHIPWGSAFGHHPHISHPLLLAQNGHGNTSTTASSTEPHHQTRIAAPHPETSSLRVPPNGSVGPVLPVVTSTTKLSPPLLSSMASLSAFPFSFGSFHLLSPNVLSPSAPTQSATLSKPYRPWGTEIGAF encoded by the exons ATGGGGGAGACGGGCGCCGGGCGAGGCGCGGGGCGCGCGCTGGGCGCCCTCCTcccgcgcgccgcccgccgcctccccgacggccgcccgcgccccgccgccgccgtgaAGCGGGCGCACCCCGAGTACAGCTCGTCGGACAGCGAGGAGCTGGACGAGGCCATCGAGGTGGAGAAGGAGAGCGCGGACGAGAATGG GAACCTGAGCTCGGCCGCGGGCTCCATGTCTCCCTCCACCACCTCGCAGATCCTGGCCAGGAAGAGGCGCCGAGGG ATCATCGAGAAGCGCCGCCGCGATCGCATCAACAACAGCCTGTCCGAGCTGAGGAGGCTGGTGCCCAGCGCCTTTGAGAAGCAG GGATCAGCCAAGCTGGAGAAGGCAGAGATTCTGCAGATGACTGTTGATCACCTGAAAATGCTGCATACAGCAGGAGGGAAAG GTTATTTTGATGCTCATGCTTTGGCTATGGACTATCGGAGTCTAGGGTTTCGAGAGTGCCTGGCTGAAGTTGCTCGATACCTTAGTATTATAGAGGGTCTGGATGCCTCTGATCCTCTGCGAGTTCGACTTGTGTCTCATCTCAATAACTACGCCTCTCAACGGGAAGCAGCAAGTAGTGCGCACACTGGCATTGGACACATTCCTTGGGGCAGTGCCTTTGGACATCACCCTCACATATCTCACCCATTGCTGCTGGCTCAAAATGGGCACGGTAATACCAGTACTACAGCATCTTCCACGGAACCACATCACCAGACCAGAATTGCCGCCCCACATCCTGAAACTTCCTCACTCAGAGTGCCCCCAAATGGCAGCGTTGGACCAGTGCTCCCCGTGGTCACGTCTACTACCAAactgtctcctcctcttctctcctccatgGCGTCTCTGTCTGCGTTCCCCTTTTCGTTTGGCTCCTTCCATCTGCTGTCCCCCAACGTGCTGAGCCCGTCTGCACCAACGCAGTCAGCAACCCTTAGCAAACCATACAGACCCTGGGGGACTGAGATTGGAGCCTTCTAA